A region from the Methylovorus glucosotrophus genome encodes:
- a CDS encoding TonB-dependent receptor domain-containing protein — MNTENTTADTTVNSNTKAAPVPEQTLPEVSVSARKLEDERIDTTRAITTITTEDLERLQPATLFDAIRDVPSVAINGGPRPSGMSFNIRGYADNEDVAVKVDGIPKGFEKYRMGGTFLEPELLKSVEVQRGPQITSGSGSLGGTIIATTKDAADLLQPGQRYGARAKFGYANNNDEYSRSYMVYGRPDERIDILFNYSNRQSNDIMQPGGVRLESSAISSISKLLKVSVFPSESVQLTTSVVSFEDSGLQPYDATGGQPGTFGNVIRSIEDLTWSETLQYRPDNRWVDFKAIFGKGYTDLHDLIRPGMSSINPLCTPILCRGNLNDYYRYETTNLDISNRSRMIENKDWSLELLLGLQYNKNEREVSRYYDNTAYSQSFYPNGFNASAPPGTKSYVAYYLQPKLTLGRLSIMPGFRKDFYQVEAAGGTLALLEQYDQASTIKFRQESYSLGLAYALLPQASNQQLTLYSNYGQGFRPPLVDEYFTQGVFSRCLRAFTSNGPASQICGDLYRPQTSESTEAGISYQTPRLFGSNIQLTSKLNFFHIRTSHLLTSLRQNEAGEIVQDGWERRNGVEFESTMSAGKLYGRVSYSRISGALFDGKEYVPLYTVPGNALNITLGANLHARVDANISYRRVAQRTVVTAGGGSIPLEFGTQDGYEVFNAGIHWAPTSHMGFRLIGENLANKEYRLDGAFGGTIGNVAPGRNIRIVAEFTY, encoded by the coding sequence TTGAATACCGAAAACACGACAGCAGATACTACGGTTAATAGCAATACAAAGGCCGCCCCTGTCCCTGAGCAAACCTTGCCCGAAGTCAGCGTAAGTGCCCGTAAGCTTGAAGATGAGCGCATCGACACAACACGCGCCATTACCACCATCACCACCGAAGATCTCGAACGCCTGCAACCTGCGACCCTGTTCGATGCCATACGCGATGTACCCAGTGTGGCGATCAATGGCGGGCCACGCCCAAGCGGGATGTCATTCAACATCCGCGGCTATGCCGACAATGAAGATGTGGCCGTAAAGGTGGATGGGATTCCCAAGGGATTTGAGAAATACCGCATGGGCGGTACTTTTCTGGAACCTGAACTGCTAAAAAGCGTAGAAGTACAGCGCGGGCCGCAAATTACCAGTGGCTCAGGTTCACTGGGCGGGACCATCATTGCCACCACCAAAGATGCCGCCGACCTGCTGCAACCCGGCCAGCGCTATGGTGCACGCGCCAAATTCGGCTATGCCAATAATAACGACGAATATTCACGCTCCTACATGGTGTATGGACGGCCGGATGAGCGGATTGATATTCTCTTCAACTACTCCAATCGCCAGTCCAACGACATCATGCAGCCAGGGGGCGTCAGGTTGGAAAGTTCTGCCATCAGCTCGATCTCCAAACTGCTGAAAGTCAGTGTATTCCCTAGCGAAAGCGTGCAATTGACCACCTCCGTGGTCAGCTTTGAAGACAGTGGCCTGCAGCCTTATGATGCCACTGGCGGTCAGCCAGGTACTTTCGGCAATGTCATCCGCAGCATTGAAGATCTGACCTGGTCAGAAACCCTGCAATACCGACCTGATAACCGCTGGGTGGATTTCAAGGCGATATTTGGCAAAGGTTATACCGACCTGCACGATTTGATCCGGCCCGGCATGTCGAGTATCAACCCGCTCTGCACTCCCATTCTTTGCCGCGGCAACCTAAATGACTACTACCGATACGAAACAACCAATCTCGATATCAGCAACCGTTCACGCATGATTGAAAACAAGGATTGGAGTCTGGAACTGTTGCTGGGCCTGCAGTACAACAAAAACGAGCGTGAAGTGAGCCGCTATTACGACAATACGGCTTACAGCCAAAGCTTTTACCCCAATGGCTTCAATGCCTCGGCACCACCGGGTACCAAATCCTACGTTGCCTATTATTTGCAACCAAAACTGACCCTGGGACGCTTGAGCATCATGCCCGGATTCCGCAAAGACTTTTACCAAGTCGAGGCCGCGGGCGGCACCTTGGCTTTGCTTGAACAGTACGATCAGGCATCCACTATCAAATTTCGCCAGGAAAGCTACAGTCTGGGTCTAGCCTATGCCTTGTTACCTCAGGCATCGAACCAGCAACTCACCCTGTACAGCAATTATGGACAAGGGTTTCGTCCACCATTGGTGGACGAATATTTCACGCAAGGCGTATTCAGCCGTTGCCTGAGGGCATTCACATCCAACGGCCCGGCCTCGCAGATTTGTGGCGATCTTTATCGCCCTCAGACCTCGGAATCCACTGAAGCCGGCATTAGTTACCAGACACCAAGATTGTTCGGTAGCAATATCCAGCTCACGTCCAAGCTCAATTTTTTCCATATACGCACCAGCCATCTGCTGACGTCTTTACGGCAAAACGAGGCCGGGGAGATTGTTCAGGATGGCTGGGAACGTCGAAATGGCGTTGAGTTTGAAAGCACAATGTCGGCGGGCAAACTGTATGGCCGCGTATCGTATTCCCGAATCAGCGGCGCCCTATTTGATGGTAAAGAATATGTCCCCCTGTATACCGTACCGGGGAATGCTTTGAATATAACGTTAGGGGCAAACCTGCATGCCAGGGTGGACGCCAATATCAGCTATCGTCGGGTTGCGCAGCGCACCGTAGTCACAGCAGGCGGGGGCTCCATTCCTCTGGAGTTTGGCACGCAAGATGGTTACGAAGTGTTTAATGCCGGTATACATTGGGCCCCGACATCCCACATGGGGTTTCGCCTGATCGGCGAGAATCTGGCTAACAAAGAGTACCGGCTGGATGGCGCTTTTGGTGGCACCATCGGCAATGTCGCACCGGGTCGAAATATCCGGATTGTCGCGGAGTTTACCTACTAG
- a CDS encoding outer membrane protein assembly factor BamD, with protein sequence MKHSLAFIAVLWLSGCAIFGAPTELDETKGWSAQRIYTEADEKMRSRDYEKAIKYFETLESRYPHGRFATQAQMDKIYAYYKRNDPISTIAAADRFIKLHPDHPNIDYAYYMKGLATFNERGVIEKLTKQQISDRDPKSLRESFLALKELVTRYPNSRYVKDATLRMTYLVDMLANSELHVARYYMKRQAYLASVNRCKFVLETYPDSPSVEEALVIMISAYDLMGMTDLKQDTLRVLQTNYPDSKMLKKGVPEERVWWKFWEGLYAS encoded by the coding sequence ATGAAGCATAGTTTAGCGTTTATTGCGGTACTCTGGCTGTCTGGTTGCGCGATCTTCGGCGCACCAACTGAGTTAGACGAGACCAAAGGCTGGTCGGCGCAACGCATTTACACCGAAGCCGACGAAAAGATGCGCTCACGCGATTACGAAAAAGCCATCAAATATTTTGAAACGCTGGAATCTCGCTACCCGCATGGCCGCTTTGCTACTCAGGCTCAAATGGACAAGATCTACGCCTACTACAAGCGCAACGATCCGATTTCCACCATTGCTGCGGCTGACCGCTTCATCAAGCTGCATCCAGATCACCCCAACATCGACTATGCCTACTACATGAAGGGTCTGGCCACCTTTAACGAGCGTGGCGTGATTGAAAAGCTCACCAAGCAACAGATCAGTGACCGAGACCCCAAGTCATTGCGAGAATCCTTCCTTGCACTCAAGGAACTGGTCACCCGCTACCCCAACAGCCGCTACGTCAAGGATGCCACCCTGCGCATGACCTATCTGGTGGACATGCTGGCCAACAGTGAACTGCATGTGGCGCGCTACTACATGAAACGTCAGGCCTATCTGGCTTCGGTCAATCGCTGCAAGTTCGTACTGGAAACTTACCCTGACTCACCCTCCGTGGAAGAAGCACTGGTCATCATGATCAGCGCATACGATCTGATGGGCATGACTGATCTGAAGCAGGACACCCTGCGCGTGCTGCAAACCAACTATCCGGACAGCAAAATGCTGAAAAAGGGTGTTCCAGAAGAACGTGTATGGTGGAAATTCTGGGAAGGGCTCTACGCTTCTTGA
- a CDS encoding ZIP family metal transporter, with product MSTLSAIIFTNLAGGVLSILCAALFVLKARPAWIPMLVSYAIGALLGAAFLEILPHALNEASSVEAMAMTVLFGILLFFILEKLVLWRHCHGNECEAHSGHEAASSSHGHDHGHDHGRSGMMIMVGDTFHNFVDGILIAAAFMVDMKLGMVTALAIIAHEIPQEVGDFLILLHSGYTKRQAILLNLLSSLATLGGGFLAYFALQTVQSWIPYILGLAAASMIYVAVADLIPGLHKRTELKATVQQVLLIMLGIASIWLTKFFLE from the coding sequence ATGTCGACATTATCAGCCATCATTTTTACCAACCTGGCCGGTGGCGTACTCAGTATTCTGTGTGCAGCACTTTTTGTTTTAAAAGCCCGTCCAGCCTGGATTCCCATGCTGGTCAGCTATGCTATTGGTGCATTGCTGGGCGCAGCATTCCTTGAAATATTGCCGCACGCTTTGAATGAAGCTTCCAGTGTGGAGGCGATGGCAATGACGGTGCTGTTTGGCATCCTGTTGTTTTTCATACTGGAAAAGCTGGTGTTGTGGCGGCATTGCCATGGCAATGAATGCGAGGCGCACAGCGGTCATGAGGCGGCATCATCCTCGCATGGCCACGACCACGGGCATGATCATGGCCGTAGCGGCATGATGATCATGGTCGGCGATACCTTCCATAATTTTGTGGATGGCATATTGATTGCCGCGGCGTTTATGGTCGACATGAAGCTCGGCATGGTCACGGCTCTGGCGATTATTGCCCATGAGATTCCGCAGGAAGTAGGGGATTTCCTGATTCTGTTGCATTCGGGATATACCAAGCGTCAGGCCATTCTGCTGAATCTGCTTTCCAGCCTGGCAACTTTGGGTGGCGGTTTTCTCGCCTATTTTGCCTTGCAAACAGTACAAAGCTGGATTCCCTATATTCTGGGCTTAGCGGCTGCCAGCATGATTTATGTCGCGGTGGCCGACTTGATTCCCGGTCTGCACAAGCGCACCGAACTCAAGGCGACGGTTCAGCAGGTGCTATTGATCATGCTTGGCATTGCCTCTATCTGGCTGACCAAGTTTTTCCTGGAGTAG
- the der gene encoding ribosome biogenesis GTPase Der produces the protein MLPTIVLVGRPNVGKSTLFNRLTKSRDALVADLPGLTRDRHYGRGIGGDKPFLVVDTGGFEPLVDSGILKEMAKQTLLAIDEADVVIFMVDGRNGLAPQDKVIADRLRKSQRPVLLAVNKTEGMQRAIVSAEFHELGLGDPLSISSAHGEGVRDLVELALADFPEPEPEEENDGSRTPKVAIVGRPNVGKSTLVNALLGQERVIAFDQPGTTRDSIHIDLERNGKHYTIIDTAGVRKRGKVFEAIEKFSVIKTIQAIEEANVAILVVDAQEGITEQDAHVAAYILEAGRALVVAINKWDGLKEDERDWIKREIDRKLQFLDFAKFHYISALRKKGLPELFTSVDGAYKAAMAKLSTPQLTRVLEDAIIQHQPPISKGIRPKLRYAHQGGSNPPIVVIHGNHVDGVKDSYKRYLEGVFRKAFQLTGTPLRVQFNQGANPFAEPEDKRKAGEGIVSMRRRKTAQRAELNAKSRAEKEALAQPAGTKLNAGVKPKAPIKPKAPAKPRNATGAKKAPAASKGRASKK, from the coding sequence ATGCTACCCACCATCGTACTGGTCGGCCGTCCCAATGTCGGCAAATCCACGCTTTTTAACCGGCTGACCAAGAGCCGGGATGCGCTGGTGGCCGATCTGCCCGGCCTGACCCGCGATCGCCACTACGGACGTGGCATCGGTGGCGACAAGCCATTTCTGGTGGTGGATACCGGCGGTTTTGAGCCGCTGGTGGATAGCGGTATTCTGAAAGAAATGGCCAAGCAAACCTTGCTGGCGATTGATGAAGCCGATGTCGTGATCTTCATGGTGGATGGCCGTAATGGCCTGGCACCGCAGGATAAGGTCATCGCAGACCGTCTGCGCAAAAGTCAGCGCCCGGTGCTGCTTGCGGTTAACAAGACCGAAGGCATGCAACGCGCCATTGTCAGTGCAGAATTCCACGAGCTCGGCCTGGGCGATCCACTGTCTATCTCTTCTGCCCACGGCGAAGGGGTACGCGACCTGGTGGAACTGGCGCTGGCGGATTTTCCCGAGCCAGAACCTGAAGAAGAAAACGATGGCAGCCGCACGCCCAAGGTGGCGATTGTCGGTCGGCCGAATGTGGGCAAATCTACGCTGGTCAATGCCTTGCTGGGGCAGGAGCGCGTGATCGCGTTTGACCAGCCGGGTACTACGCGCGATTCCATCCATATTGATCTCGAGCGCAACGGCAAGCATTACACGATTATCGATACCGCGGGTGTGCGCAAGCGCGGCAAGGTATTTGAGGCAATCGAAAAATTCTCGGTCATCAAAACCATACAGGCGATTGAAGAAGCCAATGTTGCAATTCTGGTGGTGGATGCCCAGGAAGGCATTACCGAGCAGGATGCCCATGTGGCGGCGTATATTCTTGAAGCCGGTCGCGCGCTGGTGGTTGCCATTAACAAATGGGACGGCCTGAAAGAAGATGAGCGCGACTGGATCAAGCGCGAAATCGACCGCAAGCTGCAGTTCCTGGATTTTGCCAAATTCCATTACATTTCCGCTTTGCGCAAGAAGGGCCTGCCGGAGTTATTTACTTCGGTCGATGGCGCCTACAAGGCGGCCATGGCCAAGCTCTCCACACCGCAACTGACCCGCGTGCTGGAAGATGCCATCATTCAGCATCAGCCACCTATCAGCAAAGGCATACGCCCCAAGCTGCGTTATGCCCACCAGGGCGGTAGCAATCCGCCGATTGTAGTGATTCACGGCAACCACGTGGATGGCGTGAAGGATAGCTACAAGCGTTATCTTGAAGGTGTGTTCCGCAAGGCGTTCCAATTGACCGGTACGCCATTGCGCGTGCAATTCAACCAAGGTGCCAATCCGTTTGCCGAGCCAGAAGACAAGCGTAAAGCAGGCGAGGGTATCGTCAGCATGCGCCGTCGCAAAACGGCTCAGCGCGCTGAGCTCAATGCCAAGAGCCGTGCTGAAAAGGAGGCCTTGGCGCAACCCGCGGGTACCAAGCTCAATGCCGGTGTGAAACCTAAAGCCCCGATCAAGCCAAAGGCGCCAGCCAAACCCAGAAATGCAACAGGCGCCAAAAAGGCGCCTGCAGCGAGTAAAGGGCGCGCCAGCAAGAAGTAA
- the rluD gene encoding 23S rRNA pseudouridine(1911/1915/1917) synthase RluD, which translates to MTQTTPITLIIPQDLGGLRLDQALQKLLPEHSRSRLQQWIKDGLVTLEPAQAVTAKTKVWGGERLQVQVQPSPDEHAFEAEDIPLDVQYEDDHILVINKPAGLVVHPAAGNWSGTLLNALLHHAPVVKDLPRAGIVHRLDKDTSGLLVVAKTLTAQTSLVRQLQARTVKREYRAIVWGQVWQNGRIDQPIGRHPHARTKMAINRNGKPAVTRYEVLERFAVHTYLRCNLETGRTHQIRVHMQHLKAPLVGDPVYGLGGIVPLRMMPQHLRDTVLNFGRQALHAVKLGLIHPASGEFMEWQVELPADMKSLLEAMRLVPVDEVDLPFEFEGDMDGDDLDDAYPEDELLDDDDEID; encoded by the coding sequence ATGACCCAAACCACTCCTATCACTCTCATTATTCCACAAGACCTTGGCGGCTTGCGACTGGATCAGGCACTGCAAAAGCTGTTGCCTGAGCATTCGCGCTCGCGTTTGCAGCAATGGATCAAGGACGGCCTGGTCACCCTGGAGCCTGCGCAGGCCGTGACGGCCAAGACCAAAGTTTGGGGCGGTGAGCGCCTGCAGGTGCAAGTGCAGCCATCGCCCGACGAACATGCGTTTGAGGCCGAGGATATTCCGCTGGATGTGCAGTATGAAGATGATCATATTTTGGTCATCAACAAACCTGCGGGCCTGGTGGTGCACCCGGCGGCGGGTAACTGGAGCGGCACGTTGCTGAACGCCTTGCTGCATCATGCGCCGGTGGTAAAAGACCTGCCACGGGCGGGGATTGTGCACCGGCTCGATAAAGATACCAGCGGCTTGCTGGTCGTCGCCAAGACGCTTACTGCGCAGACCAGTCTGGTGCGGCAGTTGCAGGCACGTACCGTCAAGCGCGAATACCGTGCCATTGTCTGGGGGCAGGTGTGGCAAAACGGACGCATCGACCAGCCGATAGGCCGCCACCCCCATGCCAGAACCAAAATGGCGATCAACCGCAATGGCAAGCCTGCGGTAACCCGCTATGAAGTTCTGGAGCGTTTTGCCGTCCACACCTATCTGCGCTGTAACCTGGAAACCGGCCGTACCCACCAGATTCGCGTCCACATGCAGCATTTGAAGGCGCCATTGGTGGGCGACCCCGTCTATGGTTTGGGAGGCATCGTGCCTCTGCGCATGATGCCGCAGCATTTGCGTGATACCGTCCTCAACTTTGGCCGTCAGGCTTTGCATGCGGTCAAACTGGGTCTGATTCACCCCGCCAGTGGCGAATTCATGGAGTGGCAGGTGGAATTGCCTGCCGATATGAAGTCTCTGCTGGAAGCCATGCGTCTGGTGCCAGTGGACGAAGTCGATCTTCCATTCGAATTTGAGGGTGATATGGATGGCGATGATCTGGACGACGCATATCCCGAGGATGAATTGCTGGACGACGATGATGAAATTGACTGA
- the bamB gene encoding outer membrane protein assembly factor BamB — protein sequence MRQISLAVLIALAISGCSTISDMKTDISERMFGRELSDPPAELVDFKASMTPKIMWRASLGAADDYDFTPASINGQVFAANAAGDIFKFDAIKGTQVWKVNAGQRLSGGVGVGTDLVLVGTASGYVVAYDQAGKMLWKSKVSSEVLSAPQVNNGVVVVRCGDSRIFGLNAVDGARKWVYERATPALSLRSSAGVAVDGGAAYAGFAGGKLIALRVEDGKVIWEASVAQPKGTTEIERIADITSLPVVDGPLVYAVAYQGKIAAVDRATGRVSWGRDISSYTGLNSEDARVYVSHATGSVYALEYSSGKTFWRQGDLKNRQLSAPLPMGGVVAVGDIQGYVHFLGREDGAFEGRIRTEDSPVMPQMLALGTNGILVQTRKGGLYAISLK from the coding sequence TTGCGTCAGATTTCATTAGCCGTGCTGATTGCACTGGCGATCAGCGGTTGTTCCACCATCAGTGACATGAAGACCGATATTTCGGAGCGCATGTTTGGCCGTGAGTTGAGTGACCCACCTGCTGAACTGGTCGATTTCAAAGCCAGCATGACGCCGAAAATCATGTGGCGTGCCAGTCTTGGCGCTGCCGATGATTACGACTTCACCCCGGCATCGATCAACGGTCAGGTGTTTGCCGCCAATGCCGCTGGCGACATCTTCAAGTTTGATGCCATCAAGGGTACCCAGGTGTGGAAGGTTAACGCTGGTCAGCGCTTATCCGGTGGTGTTGGCGTAGGTACTGATCTGGTACTGGTTGGTACGGCCTCTGGCTATGTTGTCGCCTATGATCAGGCAGGCAAAATGCTATGGAAATCCAAGGTGAGCAGCGAAGTACTGAGCGCCCCGCAAGTCAATAATGGTGTGGTCGTCGTCCGTTGCGGCGATAGCCGTATTTTCGGTCTTAACGCGGTAGATGGTGCTCGCAAGTGGGTATATGAGCGCGCTACCCCGGCATTGAGCCTGCGCAGCAGCGCGGGCGTTGCAGTGGATGGTGGCGCGGCTTATGCTGGCTTTGCCGGTGGAAAGCTGATTGCCTTGCGCGTGGAAGATGGCAAGGTCATCTGGGAAGCCTCAGTTGCCCAACCCAAGGGTACAACAGAAATCGAGCGTATCGCAGACATTACCAGCCTGCCGGTGGTGGATGGTCCTTTGGTCTATGCAGTGGCATACCAGGGCAAGATCGCAGCAGTTGACCGTGCGACTGGCCGTGTGAGCTGGGGCCGCGATATTTCCAGCTATACCGGTCTTAATTCTGAAGATGCGCGCGTGTATGTTTCCCATGCGACCGGCTCGGTCTACGCGCTGGAATATTCCAGCGGCAAGACGTTCTGGCGTCAGGGCGACCTCAAAAATCGTCAGCTCAGCGCACCGTTGCCCATGGGCGGCGTGGTGGCGGTGGGCGATATTCAAGGCTATGTGCATTTCCTCGGGCGTGAAGATGGCGCTTTTGAAGGCCGTATCCGCACCGAAGATAGCCCCGTCATGCCACAAATGCTCGCGCTGGGCACCAACGGTATTCTGGTCCAAACCCGCAAGGGTGGGCTTTACGCAATCTCACTGAAATAA
- a CDS encoding tetratricopeptide repeat protein → MAYDLEEQEQLDALKSWWKTNGKYVQALLIAVVIGLAGYKGWNYYLNQQAIKASAKYQAMTQLDIKDTQAIQAAAGELMDNFSTTPYAARAAIAAAKVSYTSKDLASAKRQLAWAAEHAKEDQVAAVAMLQLAGIQFEEKDHEAALKTLAQKHDAAFDGLFADLKGDILLAQGKKAEAKQAYEEALLKLDEQGRYRRFTEHKLESLGS, encoded by the coding sequence ATGGCATACGATTTGGAAGAACAAGAACAGTTGGACGCGCTGAAAAGCTGGTGGAAAACCAACGGTAAATATGTTCAGGCACTGCTGATTGCAGTTGTGATCGGTCTGGCAGGCTACAAGGGCTGGAATTATTACCTTAATCAGCAGGCGATCAAGGCTTCTGCCAAGTATCAGGCCATGACCCAACTGGATATCAAGGATACCCAGGCGATTCAGGCCGCGGCCGGTGAACTCATGGATAACTTTTCCACGACGCCTTATGCCGCGCGTGCTGCAATTGCGGCGGCCAAGGTGAGTTACACCAGTAAAGACCTGGCAAGTGCCAAGCGTCAACTGGCTTGGGCAGCCGAGCATGCCAAGGAAGACCAGGTGGCTGCTGTGGCCATGCTGCAACTGGCAGGTATCCAGTTTGAAGAAAAAGACCATGAAGCTGCGTTGAAGACGCTGGCACAAAAACACGATGCCGCGTTCGACGGTTTGTTTGCTGATCTCAAGGGTGACATTCTGCTGGCACAAGGCAAAAAGGCCGAAGCCAAACAGGCCTATGAAGAAGCATTGCTCAAACTGGACGAGCAAGGCCGCTATCGCCGCTTTACTGAGCATAAACTGGAATCCTTGGGGAGCTAA
- a CDS encoding PEP-CTERM sorting domain-containing protein — translation MTLSTKLSALTLVLGAAFSGSAFATTNVWDSAAPWGSATLTDFAAWDNFGGTTDNSADYGSGGTVKETSGTSFVTSGGNIYSFASATSFVSTLVSSATSGFFDVYMRIGTLGTLANTTATLNGVAATSTLAFHEDQGTVMGGATAEQEQYWLWSNVAASSLYTFAFNSTTSSMSLDQLALATVARPSAPIATSPVPEPETYGMMAAGLGLIGFMGRRRSKNRYNLA, via the coding sequence ATGACGTTATCTACAAAACTATCCGCACTTACCCTGGTACTCGGCGCTGCGTTCAGCGGCTCCGCCTTCGCTACTACCAATGTCTGGGATTCTGCCGCACCCTGGGGCAGTGCAACCCTGACCGATTTTGCAGCATGGGACAACTTTGGCGGTACAACCGACAACTCCGCTGACTATGGTTCTGGCGGCACGGTCAAAGAAACCAGCGGCACTTCCTTCGTCACCAGTGGCGGCAATATTTACAGCTTTGCAAGCGCTACCAGCTTCGTTTCTACCCTGGTCAGCAGCGCAACCTCCGGCTTTTTTGACGTGTATATGCGTATAGGTACCCTGGGTACGCTGGCCAATACCACAGCGACACTGAATGGCGTTGCCGCCACCTCCACCCTGGCATTTCATGAAGACCAAGGCACCGTCATGGGCGGCGCTACGGCAGAACAAGAGCAATACTGGCTATGGAGCAATGTAGCAGCTTCTTCGCTGTATACCTTTGCCTTCAACTCAACCACTTCCAGTATGAGCCTGGATCAACTGGCACTGGCCACCGTTGCTCGTCCATCTGCGCCGATTGCCACCTCCCCCGTTCCTGAGCCTGAAACCTACGGCATGATGGCCGCGGGCCTGGGCTTGATCGGCTTCATGGGTCGACGTCGCAGTAAAAACCGCTACAACCTGGCATAA
- a CDS encoding ATP-binding cassette domain-containing protein yields MSEPILVANHLVKTYPQRGGLFGLGQQKVKALDDVSIQLNAGETLAVVGESGSGKSTLARCLLQLLPLDSGEVQFQGHDLAKLSGKDLRAIRRDLQMVFQDPFASLNPRMRVGEIIAEGLLIHDLGTASERQRKVVQMVKRVGLSEADLQKYPHEFSGGQRQRIGIARALVLEPKVVVCDEPVSALDVSIQAQILLLLRELQQEMQLSYLFITHDLRVVRHIADQVAVMYKGMVVEQGDVDSLYHSPQQEYTRNLLNAIPGRRPLAGLAAAG; encoded by the coding sequence ATGAGTGAACCGATTCTGGTTGCCAATCATCTGGTCAAGACATATCCCCAGCGTGGCGGATTGTTTGGCCTGGGTCAGCAAAAGGTAAAGGCGCTGGATGATGTCAGCATACAGCTGAATGCCGGTGAAACGCTGGCTGTCGTTGGCGAGTCGGGTAGTGGCAAGTCCACCCTGGCCCGTTGTCTGTTACAATTGCTGCCCCTGGATAGTGGCGAAGTGCAATTTCAAGGCCATGACCTGGCCAAATTGTCCGGCAAGGACTTGCGCGCGATACGTCGCGATCTGCAAATGGTGTTTCAGGATCCGTTTGCCTCGTTGAATCCGCGCATGCGCGTCGGTGAAATTATTGCCGAAGGCCTGTTGATTCATGATCTTGGCACTGCATCCGAGCGGCAACGCAAGGTCGTACAGATGGTGAAGCGGGTGGGCCTGAGCGAGGCTGATTTGCAGAAATACCCGCATGAGTTTTCCGGTGGCCAGCGTCAGCGTATAGGTATCGCCCGTGCTTTGGTGCTTGAGCCCAAGGTGGTGGTCTGCGATGAACCGGTTTCGGCGCTGGATGTTTCCATTCAAGCGCAGATATTGCTGCTCTTGCGCGAACTGCAGCAGGAAATGCAGCTGAGCTACCTTTTCATCACACATGATTTACGTGTGGTGCGTCATATTGCGGATCAGGTAGCGGTCATGTACAAGGGGATGGTGGTGGAGCAGGGGGATGTAGACTCCCTGTATCATTCGCCCCAGCAGGAATATACCCGGAATCTGCTAAATGCGATTCCAGGGCGTCGGCCGTTGGCGGGTTTGGCCGCGGCAGGCTAA
- the pgeF gene encoding peptidoglycan editing factor PgeF: MKLTDACLIVPDWPAPPNVHVVQTTRMGGVSQAPYDSLNLGTHVGDNPLHVAANRQRLSDMLPSEPIWMEQVHGTIVQDAALASCVPQADAAVARHVDTVCTVMTADCLPVLLCDQAGTVVAAAHAGWRGLSQGVIERTVEAMHTPAENLLAWLGPAIGRDAFEVGDDVYQIFVNHDAQAAAAFAATENGKWLADIYLLARQRLAALGVTRVYGGEYCTFHDGSRFFSYRRDGACGRMASMIWLGR, from the coding sequence ATGAAATTGACTGATGCATGCCTGATTGTGCCGGATTGGCCTGCACCGCCCAATGTGCATGTGGTGCAAACCACGCGTATGGGCGGCGTGAGTCAGGCGCCGTATGACAGTCTCAACCTGGGAACGCATGTCGGGGATAATCCCCTGCATGTGGCGGCAAACCGGCAGCGACTGAGTGATATGTTGCCATCCGAGCCGATATGGATGGAGCAGGTGCATGGCACCATCGTGCAGGATGCAGCCTTGGCTTCTTGCGTGCCACAGGCCGATGCTGCGGTGGCGCGGCATGTGGATACCGTATGCACCGTCATGACCGCTGATTGCCTGCCCGTGCTCTTGTGCGATCAAGCCGGAACGGTGGTGGCTGCCGCGCATGCGGGCTGGCGTGGACTCAGTCAGGGTGTCATTGAGCGTACGGTCGAAGCCATGCACACACCAGCGGAAAATCTGCTGGCATGGCTGGGCCCCGCGATTGGCCGTGACGCTTTTGAAGTAGGGGATGATGTCTATCAGATATTTGTAAACCACGATGCCCAAGCGGCGGCAGCGTTTGCAGCCACGGAGAATGGCAAATGGCTAGCGGATATTTATCTGCTGGCCCGGCAACGCCTTGCTGCGCTAGGAGTGACGCGAGTCTATGGCGGCGAATATTGCACATTCCATGATGGCAGCCGTTTTTTCTCCTATCGCCGTGATGGCGCATGCGGCCGCATGGCCAGCATGATCTGGCTGGGCCGATAG